The Trueperaceae bacterium genomic interval AAGGAGGGAAGAATGGACGCGAACAGGGAACGTGCACTTTCCGCGACACTCCAGAACATCGAGCGTCAGTTCGGTAAGGGCGCGATCATGCGGTTGGGTAGTGAGGGTGTGAATCTGGACCTGGGGGTGATTTCGACCGGGAGCCTGGGGGTGGACTTGGCTCTCGGTGTCGGGGGTGTGCCGCGGGGTCGGATCATC includes:
- a CDS encoding DNA recombination/repair protein RecA, translating into MDANRERALSATLQNIERQFGKGAIMRLGSEGVNLDLGVISTGSLGVDLALGVGGVPRGRII